A single genomic interval of bacterium harbors:
- the speD gene encoding adenosylmethionine decarboxylase, with protein MHKGKHLLIDCRDVPYEQCLDDQTLLDVMSRAAKLAGSTVISQIRYKFGSDSPPGCTAVVMLDESHCSVHTYAELGLMAFDIFTCGKTNPMRIWEMIRDELDIRNADVREVNRFIVSHHASADLAS; from the coding sequence TTGCACAAGGGAAAACACCTCCTGATCGACTGCCGGGACGTACCGTACGAGCAGTGCCTGGACGACCAGACCCTGCTCGATGTGATGTCGCGCGCAGCGAAACTGGCCGGTTCAACGGTCATCTCCCAGATCCGATACAAGTTCGGCAGCGATTCTCCGCCCGGCTGCACCGCCGTGGTCATGCTGGACGAGAGTCATTGCTCGGTGCACACGTACGCGGAACTGGGCTTGATGGCTTTCGACATCTTCACCTGCGGAAAGACCAACCCCATGCGGATCTGGGAGATGATCCGCGATGAGCTGGACATCCGCAACGCCGACGTGCGCGAGGTCAACCGCTTCATCGTGTCCCACCACGCGTCGGCCGACCTGGCGTCCTGA